The nucleotide window TATTTTCAGAATAAGATGTCCTATCAGAACACAAAGACATTGTAAAAAGTCTTATTACAAACCCAGGATAAAGTAGAGCTATAAGAATTAAAAAGCAGGTTAATTAAATAATACCTGTTATACCAAATAGTTTTTAAAATCTCACTCTTTTCTCGGCTTCAATTTCTTAGACACGTACTTTTAATTTGCGAAAACTTCCTACAGAAAAACCGTTAGTTGCAGGACTTAAAGCGCTAAGTTCATTTGCAGTCTCGATTAGAGAAAGCATAAAGTCCGTCCTTATCCTGAAAATGAGCTCTTCGGGCTCTACGCAGCAAAAAAGAGTTGGTTCACCCTCTATTATCTGGACATATCCTTTCTTCTCCATTCCTCTGAGCGTTCCATAAACTTTGGATCTGGGGACTCCGGAATTTTCTGCGATTTCACTGGCTCGCGCTTGCTTAAGGCAGACAAGTACTGCGTAGATTTTAGCTTCGTTTCCGGTAAAACCCAGCTTTTGAAGAT belongs to Methanosarcina barkeri 3 and includes:
- a CDS encoding TrmB family transcriptional regulator — its product is MTRKIIENLQKLGFTGNEAKIYAVLVCLKQARASEIAENSGVPRSKVYGTLRGMEKKGYVQIIEGEPTLFCCVEPEELIFRIRTDFMLSLIETANELSALSPATNGFSVGSFRKLKVRV